aataaataaatatgcttgAACGTAACCTGCTCAAAAATCCAGTCATGATGTGATCATCAAATTCTTCTAAGTATAAATGGCTTctctgccctctagtggcaatAAAATCCACAGCAAATaccaattaattaaaataattttattgttgtaaaataagaaaatgaaagaccTTTAAGACTATGGAGAGGTGCTGGACATCTCTGAGAGCAGGCAGAACAACTGAGGGCATTCCTTCATGATAAAGATAAATCACAATTAAGGAATAAGAAAGTCTATTTATTTTCTTGGATATGCCGAGGAAGGACACACTTTCAGTTTAAAGATatgaataaatagaaaaaaaaaaaattaaaccaggaaaaaaaaggctaaagtAAATTTatgactacaaaaaaaaataacaaaaaaagtatgACAGCATTCAATGgcaatgttaagataattaaaaTGGGGCTCTTAAACAAAAGAGAAGGGTTGTCTTTTTAGCACCCGTGTAGAGAGGTAATAAATTGAAGGAGCGTTTATACAGCATTTTTAGCCCACAATTTTGACAAGATAGTCTTATAAGCATCACATGCATTTTATTACAAGTCAGGACAATATTTCAACTGATGAAATCATTCCCTATTTAAGGAAAAGGAAACAAAGTGCCATTTTATCCATCCAGATGGTTAAAATATTGGGTTAGATCATGAAAGGTCTAgaaggtaagaaaaaaaaacacccgtTAAAAGTTAATGATAACACATTAGGTAATTAGTTGACAGTAATTgtaggaaaacaaacaaaaaaaaaaaatcacccctTTTCTTCATTAGACCAAGCATTGACAAATACACAAGAGAGAACTGAGCACTTTTCTTTTGGACAGTGTGTACAGAACAAAGTTACCAAAcctgttttatgttatttactTTATCAATTGCCCTGTACAGGGATGGCACACAAATACTAAGCAAAAGCAGAGATAGTCATGACTAGTGAGTGGTTAAAAATAATAGCTACACGATTGTCACTTAAGACAAGAGCAATTCTGCTTTCAAACTAATTGTTAGAAAACTAGACAGTCAGTAAAAGGTTTGTCCTGGAAACTCAGCCTTAGTTGTATGGGAAAAGAACAGCTCTAGATTGGGTTTAGTAAGTGTAAATTGTACAGCACCGTCCAGTGAAAAAGCCCAAGTTGATGGTTTGTGGGTCTTCTGTGGCCCAAGAATCTTTATGATGGGCCATAAATAGGCTCACGTGGTTAAGGGTTTTCATTAATGCATCTAAACAGTTTCTTTTCTACTGAGGAGTGACTTGTCATCTACACCCAGGAGTCACAGGAACTGTACTGAAATGCACTGGTGAGGCTCTACAAAGCCAACAGCTCTCTCTCCGGCTTTGTCTTCACCCTTTCCTTCTCCCGCTCTGAAACAATACCAAAGGTGTCATGTTTTACAGTTCagcataatataaaaaataaatgtaaggcAAGATAAGATCATGTTCCTTAAAAGTGAATTCAGAAAGCCCAATGGCTTACCTCAACTAGCCTAATTCAATCCATTTCTCATCTAAAGAAAGCTTTTAAACCCTAAAAGCAGCCCTAAATGTATAGAAACTTGTGCATCACTACAAAATCAAAGACTGCTCCCTTGCTTCTTGACATTTTATCAAATGCTGTGCTCTACATCCAGCATTTCAGTGGCACATAatgtctcttctctctctcttcagtgGTGCATAAAAAGGGCTGAATATGAAGCATTAATCTACTGTAACATCACCTTGGCAAACCATTTTCTTGCCGTGACTTGTCAAGAAGTAACCAATGTCGTTTCTATCTTTTAACCCAGGTTTGTGTTTAGGTCCAAGGGGCGTTTGAGTTATAAGATGTCACTGGTTAAACAGGCTGAATCCTGAGTTGGGCTGAAGTGTAAAATGAAAATTTGTTTGCAATTCTTTCAGCTTATACTAGGAAAATGAAGTGCTTAACTGTTTTATGTCAATGCATACGTCATGTTTAAAAGTCATGCCTAAGAGTTACTGctgcatttaatttttacacACCGCCAAGTGTTACTCTTAATGACACATTTTTACTTTCAGCTGTTCAATAAGATTTTTTCCCAGTCTGGAGTGGACATCtaagactattaaaaaattatataaattataagtcTTCCAAAAATGACATGTGTCGTCTGCCCACTGAACGTGCTACTTGTAACAATGAAATAGCTAGTGCCTATTTAAGCTTCCTAATAAAGCTTCCGTGAAGATTTGGTCAAATTCCCATGaagaagcaaaaaataaaaacagattcaGATGGTAATAGGATTTATGCAATCACTTTATCTACTCAGAGAAGTAACAGAATAGCACTTGAGAGCTACTATTTACCAACTCTACTAGAAAACATTCAAAAGGAACTGGGAAAATCCCAGTAATATCTGAGTCTGTAAATATCCTTTCCAGGTCATACATCATCCAATAattggtttattttaaatattcaccAACTACAATAAAACTGTTACACCTAAGTATTGTCTGCAAAGTAACAAGGCTGTCAGTTAATGCTCCAGTCTGAATCAATTAAAGACTATACTCTAAATAACTTACTATGTCCATaatccatttaaaaaataaaataaaatatactgtatatgccttTGAGTTACATTAGTAAAGTAAAATTCGTCAGTAAAATGACAGGCTGATGCATTAATGATAACGGGAACTACTTTCACAGATATTGCCCAACAATGAGTTGCAACTAGAAGTCACACGATATAGATAATTTTCCAACAGCAGAAACCTGTTATGTAGATTTGTCCTTATTATCTTCATGGATGTTACAGAGTGAGAATACACACCTGGAGTTTGATCTGGAATCTCTGGTAATTGTTCATCAGGCACCTCAGGCAGCTCTACAtcaccctgcacacacacagacacacacacagacacaattaatcataattaaatGATTGACAATGCCTCTAATAAGACTCTTAGCACTAAGAAAATAATTCAGTGACTTGAacaaacactgaaacacacacctgAGTGATAGCCTCAAGCTCTGCTAATACAGCATCCTCGTCCTCTTGTGTCAGAGAGCCTGCCAGAATGTCATCAATTTGCTGCACACAGAAACAAATCCAGCAGTTACACACAATCGGTTTCATAGTGGTTagtggtaaaaaaataatatgcatCATCTTGTTTACTGAAATTTAGATGTACTGAATAACCCAAAAAAACAGTAGAGATAACCGACTAACTTGAGTCCTAAGCAACACTGGGTGAACAGacatgtaatttcatttaattctcaGCAGTAACATTTTAAGTAACAGTTACTTTTAAAGACTTACCTTCTGGTACTCAATGGCTTCCTGAGTCTCATCCATAATCCTCTCCACTTCTTCTATAGACATCACCTGCATAAACAACACACAGAATTAAATAACACTGAATACAACTAATCACTGGCCAGCTAAAGTTAATGCAAGTCCAAGCTGTATGATACTTCTGTCCcagtaaaccaacaaacaatcCCACAAAGAAAAAATTATCTACACGAAGTACATATAAACACTATTATTATGTAAAGGTtactaaaaaaaagtcataaaaaaaagaaaaacattagcaCATTAAAATGAGAACACAAGAGCAGATACATACCTCATGCATTTTCTTTAAGCTCTCATTGCCAGCCTTCAGTCCTTCAATCACCTTCATCTCTATCTGAGCAAACTCAATGTCTTGAACCTGACAAAAGAAGCAGAATGGATCCAATGATTTTCTGTGTATTGATTTAGAAAAGGTTATAATAACCCAGATCGATAATACACTCCCTGAGCCCTACAAAAGTTGATGTTTcgaatgactggaattgggttaagaactgtccaagaCATTATTAAACCCTGGAAATATATTGCTGAACGATCAACCTCGTAGAAGAAATATGGTAGGAAAAAAATCCGCAATGACCATtattagaaatattttaaatacttgGTGAAGATgaactgtttttaaagaaaaaaattaaaaattaacgattatagaaatcacagctagtggtaaaagtaagagcacaatgtgatgagatctcAGAGGATTGGGACTGAATTAcggtgtgtccataagaaaaacaCTAGTTATTTAGGCTAATTGGGGAAAGAAAGGAATTTAGTTTGCTAGAGGACATAAAGACtaggagcaatggaaaaagatcatgtggCCCGATTAATTTAGAtggatcctattccagagcaatgggcACTTCAGGGTTAgaaagcctctggaggcagtgttatgatctgtggtTGCTTCAGTCGGtcaggtaaaaataaatgtggcaataaaatgaagttagctgatgacctgaatgttaTCACATCCAGGTTTTCACATttaggaattttttttcccctcatggaatgggcatattccaggattatGGGTTCAGGAGCAATCATTTTCACTCATGAACTGTCCACCACATTGCACATTGTAATCAAAGTTGAAGGtgcttaaacaaaacaaataaatattagacATTTTTTCGGCAAAGCAGTGTACATTATTTAATGTCAGGATGAACATGGTGGCCTAAAATATGAGGCTTTGCCTTTTAACAGACCCATACTGTACAACATGCTTTTGTAATAATTTGAGTTATATATAGCCTGCCCCCAAACTAGGTGGTACTTTAGAAGCAAAGACAATGGATAATTCAAAATtctaacaaaatgaaaatataacagTTGAGAGATCTTCTTCCACAAATGCTTATTTATAATGAGGTGATGTGTGTGGCCAATGCTCTGTGTCAAGTGTTTCAATATCGAAATCgctgtttatatatttgttatgCTAAATCACAAGAGGCTGTGGAAAACATGGCACCCCAAAACCTGCTTACCTAGGGCAGTGCAATCATCTGCTGAAACACAAACACCCTGCACAATCTTTTGACCTTTCAGCAGAATAACACGCACCACattagctttaaaataaaatgtaattattggaATATAAAAAGGTACCATATAGACTTTAGAGCTTCATAAGCTtgtccccccaccccccaaccaCCCACATATTTTCTACACAATTTGTTTGCCTAACCAAATTCCTAATCACCAGCTACCTCTCAACTAAGATTTGACACccaccaataaaaaaaagagaataaagacTAACACGCATTTCCTCTGAGACACATGGAGCTAGCCAACTGCATCATTTTGAACTGCTACTCATGCTGCGTCAaggggaaacacacacaaagtaacACGCACAGCCAAAAATTGCCAAGTGTTAATTATACGCCATTCCTCCCACCAAGACAGCACAGCCAATTTTGCTCTCTAGGCTCTCTACCACAGATGGCTGGTCCTCGTCATGACTTGAACTTGCGATCTCCTGATGGTAGAGTGGACAGTTCTAACTCCTCTTTGAAAAGATTATAGGAATCAATACAGGCTAGAACACAAAAGTACAGGctagtaaaagtacaaaagtgtTTTGAAGTTCAGCATATGCTGTGGCtatgaatttaattaattaacttttttgccAAAAACCAAAGCACTAACTTACTGATCAAAAGGGGTGTATAGCTGTATTGGGAGAAGGTTTATATGCCA
The DNA window shown above is from Clarias gariepinus isolate MV-2021 ecotype Netherlands chromosome 14, CGAR_prim_01v2, whole genome shotgun sequence and carries:
- the chmp6b gene encoding charged multivesicular body protein 6; the encoded protein is MGNIFGKKKRSRVTEQDRAVLQLKQQRDKLKQYQKKITLQLEKERQLAKQLLKDGKKEKALLLLKKKRFQEQLLDKTDNQISNLERMVQDIEFAQIEMKVIEGLKAGNESLKKMHEVMSIEEVERIMDETQEAIEYQKQIDDILAGSLTQEDEDAVLAELEAITQGDVELPEVPDEQLPEIPDQTPEREKERVKTKPERELLAL